GGGCGCTCGTTCATGCTGCAAACCAATCAAGGCACTTTCCACTCCTCCTCCTTGGTTATTGCCACTGGCGGGTTATCTATCGCCCCGCTGGGAGCGACCGACTTCGGTTATCGCATTGCGCGACAATTTGGGCTGCGCATTGAAGACACACGCGCTGGCCTGGTGCCTTTAACGCTGCCGGCACAGATTCTGAAAGCTTTGGCGGCGCTTAGCGGAGTCTCGATTGACGCCCTGGTCACTTGTCCCCAGTCTCCATCGTCTCCATCGTTTCGGGAAAACATTTTGATTACACATCGCGGCTTGAGTGGGCCGGCGATACTGCAAGTTTCAAATTACTGGCAACCCGGCGAGTCGATCTCAATCAACCTGTTACCCGATGAAGACGTAATGGAGATCATTTCGGCGGCCAGAATAAGCGAGGGCGATTCAGCACCAGGTTCTGCCCAGGGGGTCACACAGGGCGCGACCGGAGGAGCGAGCTCCCGGATTGAGCTGGTTAATCTGTTATCACGTTACTTGCCGCGACGGTTTGCCCACGCCTGGTGCGATCTTTATGGAGCGTCCCGGCCGCTGAAAACTTACAACGGCAAGGAGCTTCAGGAAATTGCGGCTAACATTCACCGGCTCCAGCTTACGCCGGCCGGAACGGAAGGCTTCAACAAAGCTGAAGTGACAGTCGGAGGCGTCTCTACCGCGGAACTCTCGTCACAAACAATGGAAGCCAGGCGCGTTCCCGGGCTCTACTTTATCGGCGAAGTGGTGGATGTGACAGGCCAACTAGGTGGCTACAACTTTCAGTGGGCTTGGGCCTCGGCTTTCGCCGCCGGTCAGGTTGTGTAACGTGGAATCGAGCAGCAACCCGAAGGGTTGCGAAGAAAGTAGCCGGTGGTCGGAGCGAAGCGCAGACCTCCGGATCGGGAGCGTGCGTTAACGCACCCCGCAGGGGTGCAAAGAAAGTAGCCGGTGGTCGGAGTCCGCGGAGACCACCGGATGTGCGAGATTAATTGACCCGCCCCGGAGGGGTGCCAGACCTCACAATAGATATTTCTCGTCAAATTCGATACCCGCGCCATTGAGAAGCTCTGTCAATTCAGCAACAAAGGAATGTTTATGATGATGCGCCTCTTGCGTGGCAATGTACCGCCGCACCGAGTCGGTCGCCGTGGGGCTTACTGTGAACGCTGCATAACCCTCCTGCCACGTGAATCTGCGATCAAAATTCTCCTTAGCCCACGTGGACGACTCCTTCTTCAAGTCGCGAAGGACATCGGCAATGCAGTGCACTGGCCTGAGACTCGCCAGGATATGGACATGATCGTCAACTCCCCCGACAATCTCGGGCAAACCGTGCATTCCTTTAATGATCCCGCCGAGGTAGGCATGAAGACGTGGCTGCCATTCGGACTTGATGAAAGGTCTTCGTTCTTTGGTCGAGAACACGAGGTGATAGTGCAGGCTGAAGAAGGTTGAGCCCATGAACGAAGTCTAAATCACAGGTCAACGTAAAAGATCTTTACATCGAAGGTCTGGCACCCCTCCGGGGTGCGGGTCGTAAGGACGACTTTTCCGGTGGTCTCCGCAGACTCCGACCACCGGCTACTTTCTTGCAACCCTTCGGGTTGCGTATGGTGCTTCTGCGGTGGAGGACGCTCGAGTTCTTAACGTTACTTCAGCCGCCGCTTGAGAAAATCCAACATCCGACTCTTGGCCAGCTTCGCAGCCTCTGGATCATAGCTACCGCGAGTGTAGTCACAGAACGCGTGGCGGGCTCCTTCGTAATAAAAGAACTCCGCGGGCGTGCGTTGCGCTCGTAACGCTTGCTCAAAGTTCTGCACCTCAGTGACCTTAATCGCATAATCAGCAGTTCCATAATGACCCTGGATCGGAACCTTGATCTCCTTTACCACGTCCATGACATTCGGTTTGCGATCATTAGGTGTTTGAAACTGTTCAAGCAGAACGGGCGGGGCATAGAACGCGACCACCGCATCGACGTCGCGAGACTTGGTGGCCAGCATCAGACTTTGATAGCCGCCGCCACAAAAACCAACCATGCCAACGCCGCCACGCTTCACCTGAGGTAGAGACTTTAGGTAGTTGATCGCCGCTTGCGCATCTCGAAGTTCCTGCTGGCTAAAAGCACCGCTGAGGTAGCGCCGGTCTTCTCGATCCGATCGATTGAGCTCAGCCATTGTCAGGTCGGGCGTGCGGGAGAAACGCTTGATGGCGAGGCTTACGAAACCGGCTTGCGCCAATTGAGCCGCGGTATAACGATGGTCTTCCGGCAGATGAAGATTTCCATGAAGCACCACAACGGCGCGAAACCTTCCGGGTTTTTTAGGACGCGCGAGATAGCCCTCGATGGTATCCGCGCCACTTTTGAACGAGACCATGTTCTGAAGAACGCTTTCGTCGCTTAAGGCGTTTGTTGGTGGCGGCTGCTGCGCGCTTATCTTTGGCGAGACCGCGACACCGATAACCGCGGCGGTGGCGCCGACGAGGAACGATCGCCGGTCCTCATTACAATTGTCGCTGGTACACATGCTTCTTAACTTACATCTTTTTCAATCAATTTTCTGCGCAGTTCCGGTAGAGTCCGTGCAGCAGTCGAACATGAAACTTAGTCCTTTTAACGTCGCCTAGTCAGTTTGGTTCCGAACTTGGTGGATCGAATATGTCAGTACCGCTCACGGTACTGACCTCATGATCCAAGCGTGGCGTCCCGACAAGTCGGGACTTACCTCTCCCACCCCACGCGGGATGCCCGCGTGGGGACCCCGGCCTGGCTACTTCTCCCACGCCTGCGGCGTGATGAGGGAATGCACTTAAAACCGCAGAATCGCTGTCGAATCCATGCATCTCTGACAAAACTCTTCCCCTCGCGACCGGCTTTTCGGTAAGCTACCGATCAGGTCCCACCAGAACCCGCGCCCCCCAATCATGCTGAGGAGGCTCGTATGAAACGCTGTCCGGAGTGTGAGTTTCTTTACGGGGACGAGCAGGAGTGCTGTGATATGGACGGCACCGTGCTGAGGTTTACGTCCTTCCTGCCACAGGTTGCACCTCCCCAACCCACGGCAAGAAAAGACTTGAAATCCATTCGGAGCGTTCTTGCGATTCCACTGCTCGCCCTGATTGTGATTGGCAGTGTGCTGGTGACTCTCTATCGCGCCGCGCCACCTAAATCCAGTGCATCATCTGCCACGTCCCAACCGGCCGTTGCGAATGAAGTTCCGAAGGCTCCTGTCTCAGACAGCCCGGAGGTAGCTGAGCCGGCTAGTCCGGCAAAACCGGTTGAAGCTTCCCCGGTGCCCGCAACGCACGCGCGAGATCCATTTGCTAAGCCGAGCCAGCCCAGGTCTTCCGCCAACGAGAAGCGCATTACAGAGAAGCGAATTTCAATTGAGCCGGCAACTCGCGTTCAGATTTCAACGCCTGCCCCGGTCATCAACGCACCGAAACCGACGCCAAACCAGACATTACCGGCGCCGGCTGAAAGCCCGAAAGCCGCAGTGCGATCCAACACGATTTCGGTTCCTCCTAAGCCCTCGCCGGACAAACCCACTCCTCAATCCAAAACGCAAAACCAGGACAAGGATTCAAAAATCAAGTCGCTTTTTAAGAAAGCCGGCCGGATCTTGAAGAAGCCTTTCTAAACCGTGAATCGTGAATCGATCGTCCCCGCAGGGGACGGATTTAATAGCCGGTGGCAACGCCACCGGAAATCGGCCCAATGATTTATCGACC
The sequence above is drawn from the Pyrinomonadaceae bacterium genome and encodes:
- a CDS encoding dienelactone hydrolase family protein, translated to MCTSDNCNEDRRSFLVGATAAVIGVAVSPKISAQQPPPTNALSDESVLQNMVSFKSGADTIEGYLARPKKPGRFRAVVVLHGNLHLPEDHRYTAAQLAQAGFVSLAIKRFSRTPDLTMAELNRSDREDRRYLSGAFSQQELRDAQAAINYLKSLPQVKRGGVGMVGFCGGGYQSLMLATKSRDVDAVVAFYAPPVLLEQFQTPNDRKPNVMDVVKEIKVPIQGHYGTADYAIKVTEVQNFEQALRAQRTPAEFFYYEGARHAFCDYTRGSYDPEAAKLAKSRMLDFLKRRLK
- a CDS encoding NAD(P)/FAD-dependent oxidoreductase; protein product: MHEWDVIVIGAGAAGLFCAIEAGKRGRRVLVIEHADRVGKKIAISGGGRCNFTNTGTSPDNFVSRNPHFCKSALARYTPADFIALVEKHGIAYHEKKLGQLFCDGSSQQIIDMLLRECRDAAVEIRCGCAVLQVAQNINSHEPVAGRSFMLQTNQGTFHSSSLVIATGGLSIAPLGATDFGYRIARQFGLRIEDTRAGLVPLTLPAQILKALAALSGVSIDALVTCPQSPSSPSFRENILITHRGLSGPAILQVSNYWQPGESISINLLPDEDVMEIISAARISEGDSAPGSAQGVTQGATGGASSRIELVNLLSRYLPRRFAHAWCDLYGASRPLKTYNGKELQEIAANIHRLQLTPAGTEGFNKAEVTVGGVSTAELSSQTMEARRVPGLYFIGEVVDVTGQLGGYNFQWAWASAFAAGQVV
- the tnpA gene encoding IS200/IS605 family transposase produces the protein MGSTFFSLHYHLVFSTKERRPFIKSEWQPRLHAYLGGIIKGMHGLPEIVGGVDDHVHILASLRPVHCIADVLRDLKKESSTWAKENFDRRFTWQEGYAAFTVSPTATDSVRRYIATQEAHHHKHSFVAELTELLNGAGIEFDEKYLL